In Citrus sinensis cultivar Valencia sweet orange chromosome 4, DVS_A1.0, whole genome shotgun sequence, one DNA window encodes the following:
- the LOC112498834 gene encoding respiratory burst oxidase homolog protein D-like isoform X1 has translation MDFERRRLPRHLRSPVGELVVCKNWKRGLAVLFLVLEAVSVVLDHVFGNSKWAPLAAFLLSAFGFAITIYACFLGSRRRRKRRRSTIGVIRSQSDRQLEIVDIVFSALQFIATLIHFILMISDVKSNYNASVLLPLAFAIIAVIFVFRTEEIIENSFLEKGLETGQFHFPMLLELESGRCFKSLSGCVKFISETDGGAGWANVEKRYDEITASTNGVLPRARFGECIGMDKDWKEFSVNLFDALTRRHNIHGDTITRDQLREFWDEVNNQSFHSRLQIFFDIVGKNGVDRITEDELTEIICLSASADKFLNTQKKAEEFAAGIMEKLDPYYLGYITIDDLEALLGFASYPPV, from the exons ATGGACTTTGAAAGAAGGAGATTACCTCGCCACTTAAGAAGCCCG GTCGGTGAGTTGGTGGTATGTAAAAATTGGAAACGCGGACTTGCGGTTTTGTTCCTTGTATTGGAGGCTGTATCAGTTGTGCTGGATCATGTATTTGGAAATAGCAAGTGGGCTCCTCTCGCTGCATTTCTCTTGTCCGCATTTGGTTTTGCTATAACTATCTATGCGTGTTTCTTGGgaagcagaagaagaagaaaaagaagaagaagcaccATCGGAGTAATCAGATCACAATCTGATCGGCAGCTTGAGATAGTAGATATCGTGTTCTCTGCACTTCAGTTTATTGCTACATTGATCCATTTTATTCTGATGATATCAGATGTGAAGTCCAATTATAATGCATCTGTTCTTTTACCATTGGCCTTTGCTATAATTGCTGTCATCTTCGTTTTTAGAACGGAAGAAATAATTGAGAATTCTTTCCTTGAAAAAGGGTTAGAGACAGGACAGTTTCATTTTCCAATGTTGTTGGAACTGGAATCAGGCAGATGTTTCAAGAGCTTAAGCGGGTGTGTCAAATTCATTAGCGAGACTGATGGTGGCGCTGGTTGGGCAAATGTTGAGAAGCGATACGATGAAATTACGGCATCAACTAATGGGGTCTTGCCTCGTGCTCGCTTTGGCGAATGCATAG GAATGGACAAGGACTGGAAGGAATTTTCTGTTAACTTGTTTGATGCTTTAACTCGAAGACACAACATTCATGGGGATACAATCACTAGGGATCAGTTAAGAGAGTTTTGGGATGAGGTCAATAATCAGAGTTTTCATTCCAggcttcaaattttctttgacAT AGTTGGTAAAAATGGAGTTGACAGAATCACGGAAGATGAGCTCACAGAG aTTATCTGCCTCAGTGCATCTGCAGACAAATTCTTAAATACCCAAAAGAAAGCAGAGGAATTTGCTGCTGGGATTATGGAAAAATTGGATCCTTACTATCTCGGATACATCAcg ATAGACGATCTGGAAGCGCTTCTCGGCTTTGCCTCATACCCCCCGGTATAA
- the LOC102617109 gene encoding ribonuclease TUDOR 1 gives MATPAAAGGGWYRARVKAVPSGDSLVITALSNPNPGPPREKTLTLSSIITPRLARRGGLDEPFAWDSREFLRKLCIGKEVTFRVDYAVPNIGREFGTVILGDKNVAMLVVSEGWAKVKEQGSQKGEASPFLAELLRLEEQAKLQGLGRWSKVPGAAEASIRNLPPSAIGDSSNFNAMALLDANKGRPMQGIVEQARDGSTLRVYLLPEFQFVQVFVAGIQAPAVARRPAAIVDTDTEETNGDVSAAEAVAPLNSAQRLAASTASAGQQSTDEPFALDAKYFTEMRVLNREVRIVLEGVDKFKNLIGSVFYPDGETAKDLAMELVENGLAKYIEWSANMMEEDAKRRLKAADLQAKKTRLRMWTNYVPPQSNSKAIHDQNFTGKVVEVVSGDCIIVADDSIPYGNALAERRVNLSSIRCPKIGNPRKDEKPAAYAREAREFLRTRLIGRQVNVQMEYSRKVVVEAAPVAAGAKGPAGTKGPAGTKGQAAAKGPAGEESVGATETRIIDFGSIFLLSPIKGEGDDASAVAQSNAAGQPAGVNVAELVVSRGLGNVINHRDFEERSNYYDALLAAEARAKAGKKGCYSSKEPPVMHIQDLTMAPVKKARDFLPFLQRSRRIPAVVEYVLSGHRFKVLIPKETCSIAFSFSGVRCPGRNERYSNEALLLMRQKILQRDVEIEVETVDRTGTFLGSLWESRTNVAVILLEAGLAKLQTSFGSDRIPDSHLLEQAEKSAKSQKLKIWENYVEGEEVSNGAAVEGKQKEVLKVVVTEILGGGKFYVQQVGDQKVASVQQQLASLNLQEAPVIGAFNPKKGEIVLAQFSADNSWNRAMIVNAPREKVESVNDKFEVFYIDYGNQELVPYNKLRPIDPSLSSTPPLAQLCSLAYIKIPALEDEYGPEAAEFLNEHTYNSSNEFRALVEERDSSGGKLKGQGTGTLLHVTLVAVDAEISINTLMVQEGLARVERRKRWGSRDRQAALENLEKFQEEAKTARIGMWQYGDIQSDDEDPLPSAVRKVAGGRR, from the exons ATGGCAACGCCAGCGGCAGCCGGGGGAGGATGGTACAGAGCAAGAGTGAAAGCTGTTCCATCTGGTGACAGCTTGGTGATAACAGCCTTGTCCAACCCGAATCCTGGACCTCCACGGGAAAAAACTCTCACTTTATCATCTATTATTACACCTCGGCTG GCCCGCAGAGGTGGTTTAGATGAGCCATTTGCATGGGACAGCAGAGAATTTCTGAGGAAGCTCTGCATAGGAAAG GAGGTCACATTCCGAGTAGATTATGCTGTACCCAACATAGGCCGAGAATTTGGCACGGTCATCCTTGGTGACAAAAATGTAGCAATGCTGGTTGTCTCAGAAGGCTGGGCAAAG GTTAAGGAGCAGGGTTCCCAGAAGGGGGAAGCAAGTCCTTTCCTTGCAGAACTGCTACGTCTCGAAGAGCAAGCAAAGCTACAAGGTCTTGGCCGCTGGAGCAAG GTACCAGGTGCTGCTGAGGCTTCCATTAGGAACCTACCACCATCTGCCATTGGTGATTCTAGTAACTTCAATGCTATGGCTCTGTTAGATGCAAACAAGGGAAGACCTATGCAAGGTATTGTTGAGCAGGCTCGAGATGGCAGCACTCTCCGTGTATACCTGCTTCCAGAATTTCAGTTTGTCCAAGTTTTTGTTGCTGGAATCCAG GCTCCAGCTGTGGCTAGGAGGCCTGCAGCTATTGTCGACACAGATACTGAGGAGACCAATGGAGATGTTTCGGCGGCTGAAGCAGTAGCTCCTCTGAATTCTGCTCAGAGACTTGCAGCCTCAACAGCCTCAGCTGGACAACAATCCACTGACGAACCATTTGCATTAGATGCCAAATATTTTACGGAAATGCGTGTTTTGAATAGAGAG GTCCGTATTGTCCTGGAAGGTGttgacaaattcaaaaatttgatTGGGTCAGTGTTTTATCCTGATGGGGAAACAGCAAAGGACCTAGCAATGGAGCTCGTGGAAAAT GGCTTAGCAAAATATATTGAATGGAGTGCAAATATGATGGAAGAAGATGCTAAACGACGGCTAAAGGCCGCTGACCTTCAAGCCAAGAAAACCCGGTTGAGGATGTGGACAAACTATGTGCCACCACAATCAAATTCGAAGGCTATTCACGACCAGAATTTTACAGGCAAG GTTGTGGAGGTTGTTAGTGGTGACTGCATTATTGTGGCTGATGATTCTATCCCATATGGCAATGCATTGGCAGAGAGACGAGTAAATCTTTCTAGTATTAGGTGTCCCAAAATTGGTAATCCTCGTAAAGATGAAAAGCCAGCTGCCTATGCTAGGGAAGCAAGGGAGTTTCTGAGAACACGGCTCATTGGCCGGCAA gtGAATGTTCAAATGGAATATTCCAGGAAGGTTGTTGTGGAAGCAGCACCAGTGGCGGCTGGGGCTAAAGGGCCTGCTGGGACTAAAGGGCCTGCTGGGACCAAAGGGCAAGCTGCAGCTAAAGGGCCAGCTGGGGAAGAGTCTGTGGGGGCTACAGAAACAAgaataattgattttggatCAATCTTCCTCCTGTCTCCCATTAAGGGTGAGGGTGATGACGCATCGGCAGTGGCCCAATCTAATGCTGCTGGCCAGCCTGCTGGAGTGAATGTTGCTGAGCTGGTAGTCTCACGTGGCCTTGGCAATGTGATTAACCATCGAGATTTTGAGGaaagatcaaattattatgatGCCCTTCTTGCGGCTGAAGCACGTGCCAAAGCTGGGAAGAAAGGGTGTTACTCTTCGAAGGAACCCCCAGTCATGCACATACAAGACCTGACTATG GCACCCGTCAAGAAAGCTAGAGATTTTTTGCCGTTCCTTCAACGGAGTAGGAGAATTCCTGCAGTTGTTGAATATGTCCTCAGTGGCCACCGCTTTAAGGTGTTGATTCCCAAGGAAACATGTAGCATTGCCTTTTCATTCTCTGGTGTCCGATGTCCCGGTCGTAACGAGCGCTATTCAAATGAAGCGCTTTTACTAATGAGACAAAAGATTTTGCAGAGAGATGTTGAG ATTGAAGTGGAAACAGTTGATAGAACCGGCACTTTCTTGGGATCTTTATGGGAGTCAAGGACCAACGTGGCAGTGATTCTTCTTGAAGCTGGCCTGGCAAAGCTACAAACATCTTTTGGCAGTGACAGGATCCCAGACAGTCATCTTCTTGAACAGGCTGAAAAATCTGCTAAATCACAGAAACTGAAG ATATGGGAGAATTATGTTGAAGGAGAGGAAGTGTCCAATGGTGCAGCTGTAGAAGGCAAACAGAAAGAAGTGCTAAAG GTGGTGGTTACAGAAATTTTGGGAGGTGGAAAATTTTATGTTCAGCAAGTTGGTGATCAGAAAGTTGCCTCAGTTCAGCAACAACTTGCTTCTCTGAATCTCCAAGAAGCTCCTGTAATTGGTGCTTTTAACCCTAAGAAGGGCGAAATTGTTCTTGCTCAATTTAGTGCAGATAATTCCTGGAATCGAGCTATG ATTGTCAATGCACCTCGGGAGAAGGTTGAATCTGTAAACGACAAATTTGAAGTATTCTATATTGATTATGGAAATCAAGAGTTGGTTCCATACAATAAGCTGAGGCCTATTGATCCATCATTATCGTCGACACCACCTCTTGCTCAGCTATGCAGCCTTGCCTACATCAAGATTCCTGCCTTGGAAGATGAGTATGGTCCTGAAGCAGCTGAGTTCTTGAATGAACATACGTATAACAGTTCAAATGAATTTAGGGCCTTAGTGGAAGAAAGGGATTCTTCTGGAGGAAAACTCAAGGGACAGGGAACTGGGACACTTCTTCATGTAACTCTGGTTGCTGTGGATGCTGAGATTAGCATAAATACTCTTATGGTTCAG GAAGGACTTGCAAGGGTAGAGAGGAGGAAGAGATGGGGATCCAGAGACAGACAGGCTGCCCTTGAGAATCTTGAAAAATTCCAGGAAGAAGCTAAGACTGCTAGGATTGGGATGTGGCAGTATGGAGATATTCAGTCTGATGATGAGGACCCATTACCTTCTGCTGTGAGAAAGGTTGCTGGAGGCCGACGATGA
- the LOC102616607 gene encoding uncharacterized protein LOC102616607 isoform X2 — translation MHASQLKCTFELLDSNFFNERKVLEIAKGATEFNLPIIRANRKLIASENGGLHNPSVLTFNPDWGTEQEQEASKIFNYPSISDIQKPENEEDIAFMSVLELGALIRTKQITSEELTRIFLKRLKRYNPALEAVVTYTDELAYQQAKEADELLAQGKYLGPLHGIPYGLKDIIAVPQYKTTWGSTTFKNQVLNTEAWVYKRLKSAGAVLVAKLVSGSLAYDDIWFGGRTRNPWNIEEFSTGSSAGPAACTSAGMVPFAIGSETAGSMTYPGARCGVTALRPTFGTVGRTGVMSISESLDKLGPFCRSAADCTIVLDAIQGKDPDDLSSRDFPFADPFSVDITKLTVGYLEDAEMEVVQVLAEKGIKMVPFKLNYTVDSVQGILNFTMDVDMLAHFDEWQRSGKDDVYEAQDQWPVELRRSRIITAVDYMQAQRARGKLIREVKESFTVDAFIGNVTDWEKVCLGNLVGLPVIVVPAGFKNISNPPPSGSRRRTTITTGIYAPPKHDHIALALAIAYQSVTDHHKQRPPIDNLGPNDIIPNPPTVTIPPRILHL, via the exons ATGCATGCTTCGCAGCTTAAATGTACTTTTGAATTGCTTGATTCCAACTTCTTCAATGAAAGAAAG GTGTTGGAGATTGCAAAAGGTGCAACAGAGTTCAATTTACCTATAATCAGAGCCAATAGGAAACTAATTGCTTCCGAGAATGGAGGTTTGCATAACCCATCTGTTTTGACTTTTAATCCGGATTGGGGTACTGAACAGGAACAAGAAGCaagcaaaatatttaattatccTTCAATCTCTGACATTCAAAAGCCAGAGAATGAAGAAGACATTGCCTTCATGAGT GTTCTTGAATTAGGGGCACTTATTAGGACAAAACAAATTACATCTGAGGAGCTTACTAGAATATTTCTGAAGAGATTAAAGAG GTACAATCCTGCTCTTGAAGCTGTGGTTACTTATACTGATGAATTAGCTTATCAGCAAGCAAAAGAAGCTGATGAATTGCTTGCTCAAGGAAAATATTTGG GACCTCTCCATGGGATACCTTATGGGTTGAAGGATATAATTGCAGTACCTCAATACAAGACTACTTGGGGTTCGacaacttttaaaaatcaagTTCTCAACACCGAAGCCTGGGTTTACAAGAG GTTGAAATCTGCTGGGGCAGTTCTTGTTGCAAAGCTTGTTTCTGGATCTCTGGCATATGATGATATCTGGTTTGGTGGTAGGACAAGGAATCCATGGAATATTGAGGAATTCTCAACAGGTTCATCGGCTGGTCCTGCTGCCTGCACCTCCGCAG GTATGGTGCCATTTGCAATTGGTTCAGAAACAGCTGGTTCCATGACCTACCCCGGAGCTCGATGTGGTGTGACAGCGTTGCGCCCAACTTTTGGAACTGTTGGTCGAACTGGTGTGATGAGTATATCAGAAAGCCTT GATAAGCTCGGACCATTCTGTAGAAGTGCTGCTGATTGCACAATTGTTTTGGATGCTATTCAAGGAAAGGATCCAGATGATCTCTCATCAAGAGACTTTCCATTTGCCGATCCATTCTCAGTTGACATTACAAAACTTACAGTTGGTTATCTTGAGGATGCTGAGATGGAG GTTGTTCAAGTTCTGGCAGAAAAGGGCATTAAAATGGTTccttttaagttaaattacaCAGTTGACTCTGTTCAAGGAATCCTAAACTTCACAATGGATGTCGACATGTTGGCTCACTTTGATGAGTGGCAACGCTCTGGGAAGGATGATGTTTATGAAGCTCAGGATCAATGGCCTGTCGAATTACGCCGTTCCCGCATAATTACTGCAGTAGATTATATGCAG GCACAGAGAGCACGAGGGAAATTAATTAGGGAAGTGAAAGAAAGTTTCACTGTTGATGCCTTCATTGGAAACGTGACTGATTGGGAGAAGGTTTGCTTGGGAAATCTGGTTGGTTTGCCAGTAATTGTTGTTCCAGCCGGtttcaaaaatatatctaatccACCTCCAAGTGGATCTCGAAGAAGAACCACCATTACTACTGGcatttatgctcctcctaaacATGATCACATT GCTTTGGCGTTAGCAATAGCATATCAGTCAGTCACAGATCACCACAAGCAACGCCCACCTATCGATAACCTGGGGCCAAATGACATCATCCCAAATCCACCTACAGTTACCATCCCTCCCAGAATATTACATCTTTGA
- the LOC102615927 gene encoding inositol polyphosphate multikinase beta isoform X1 codes for MLQIFILYSLLQPLHWKRLKASLIFELQEVAGHKAGKGKLGPLVDDSGCFYKPYQCDDRGSKEVAFYTSFSSNTKIPDHIRRFFPVFYGTKLVEASDGSGLSPHIVLQDLVSNRNNPSIMDIKIGARTWYPQASDDYIERCFQKDRETTTSLLGFRISGLQIYENKESGFWKPVKKLVQAFNVEDVRLVLRKFVSSNSPTDSNSVPDCSFAPSVYGGSSGILAQLLELKEWFEVQTIYNLNSCSVLMVYEKESLLKGTSPGAEIKLVDFAHVIEGTGIIDHNFLGGLCSLIKIISEILTGPDEHTNKACLQDMEKNSVIDNGTNK; via the exons ATGCtgcaaatatttatattatactCTCTCTTGCAGCCTTTGCATTGGAAAAGATTGAAAGcttctttgatttttgaaCTTCAAGAG GTTGCAGGTCACAAAGCTGGCAAGGGAAAGCTTGGACCCCTTGTGGATGATTCAGGATGTTTTTACAAGCCTTACCAGTGTGATGACCGTGGCTCAAAAGAGGTGGCTTTCTACACTTCCTTCTCTTCCAATACAAAGATACCGGATCACATCCGCAGATTCTTCCCTGTCTTCTATGGTACTAAACTTGTAGAGGCATCTGATGGATCCGGTCTCTCTCCCCACATCGTGTTGCAGGATCTTGTCTCGAACCGCAACAATCCATCCATCATGGACATTAAGATTGGTGCGAGAACATGGTATCCTCAAGCATCTGATGACTATATTGAAAGGTGCTTTCAGAAAGATAGAGAAACCACCACCTCTTTATTGGGTTTTAGGATATCTGGGTTGCAGATATACGAAAACAAAGAATCTGGATTCTGGAAGCCAGTGAAGAAACTTGTCCAAGCATTTAATGTGGAGGATGTTCGATTAGTTCTTAGGAAGTTTGTTTCGTCAAACTCACCTACCGATTCAAATTCAGTCCCAGACTGTTCTTTTGCACCAAGTGTTTATGGTGGTTCTTCTGGGATTTTGGCACAATTGTTGGAGCTGAAGGAATGGTTTGAGGTTCAGACCATCTAcaatttaaattcttgttcAGTTCTTATGGTATATGAAAAGGAGTCATTGTTGAAAGGAACGAGTCCTGGTGCTGAAATCAAACTTGTTGATTTTGCTCATGTTATTGAGGGAACAGGTATTATTGatcataattttttgggtGGGCTCTGCTCTTTGATAAAGATTATTTCTGAGATTCTTACCGGTCCAGATGAACATACAAACAAAGCTTGTTTGCAGGACATGGAGAAGAACAGTGTCATTGATAATGgcacaaataaatga
- the LOC112498834 gene encoding uncharacterized protein LOC112498834 isoform X2 — protein MDFERRRLPRHLRSPVGELVVCKNWKRGLAVLFLVLEAVSVVLDHVFGNSKWAPLAAFLLSAFGFAITIYACFLGSRRRRKRRRSTIGVIRSQSDRQLEIVDIVFSALQFIATLIHFILMISDVKSNYNASVLLPLAFAIIAVIFVFRTEEIIENSFLEKGLETGQFHFPMLLELESGRCFKSLSGCVKFISETDGGAGWANVEKRYDEITASTNGVLPRARFGECIGMDKDWKEFSVNLFDALTRRHNIHGDTITRDQLREFWDEVNNQSFHSRLQIFFDIVGKNGVDRITEDELTEIDDLEALLGFASYPPV, from the exons ATGGACTTTGAAAGAAGGAGATTACCTCGCCACTTAAGAAGCCCG GTCGGTGAGTTGGTGGTATGTAAAAATTGGAAACGCGGACTTGCGGTTTTGTTCCTTGTATTGGAGGCTGTATCAGTTGTGCTGGATCATGTATTTGGAAATAGCAAGTGGGCTCCTCTCGCTGCATTTCTCTTGTCCGCATTTGGTTTTGCTATAACTATCTATGCGTGTTTCTTGGgaagcagaagaagaagaaaaagaagaagaagcaccATCGGAGTAATCAGATCACAATCTGATCGGCAGCTTGAGATAGTAGATATCGTGTTCTCTGCACTTCAGTTTATTGCTACATTGATCCATTTTATTCTGATGATATCAGATGTGAAGTCCAATTATAATGCATCTGTTCTTTTACCATTGGCCTTTGCTATAATTGCTGTCATCTTCGTTTTTAGAACGGAAGAAATAATTGAGAATTCTTTCCTTGAAAAAGGGTTAGAGACAGGACAGTTTCATTTTCCAATGTTGTTGGAACTGGAATCAGGCAGATGTTTCAAGAGCTTAAGCGGGTGTGTCAAATTCATTAGCGAGACTGATGGTGGCGCTGGTTGGGCAAATGTTGAGAAGCGATACGATGAAATTACGGCATCAACTAATGGGGTCTTGCCTCGTGCTCGCTTTGGCGAATGCATAG GAATGGACAAGGACTGGAAGGAATTTTCTGTTAACTTGTTTGATGCTTTAACTCGAAGACACAACATTCATGGGGATACAATCACTAGGGATCAGTTAAGAGAGTTTTGGGATGAGGTCAATAATCAGAGTTTTCATTCCAggcttcaaattttctttgacAT AGTTGGTAAAAATGGAGTTGACAGAATCACGGAAGATGAGCTCACAGAG ATAGACGATCTGGAAGCGCTTCTCGGCTTTGCCTCATACCCCCCGGTATAA
- the LOC102616607 gene encoding uncharacterized protein LOC102616607 isoform X1 — protein sequence MVDVRNPFYSTAYRVQLRLCGNKQGASSSRKNKNVANMSRDTCPALHFAGTRFFVCVIFSLLAATVGSYAAFSQFHSLSDSSSPCNKMDIKNSSECSEKAMHASQLKCTFELLDSNFFNERKVLEIAKGATEFNLPIIRANRKLIASENGGLHNPSVLTFNPDWGTEQEQEASKIFNYPSISDIQKPENEEDIAFMSVLELGALIRTKQITSEELTRIFLKRLKRYNPALEAVVTYTDELAYQQAKEADELLAQGKYLGPLHGIPYGLKDIIAVPQYKTTWGSTTFKNQVLNTEAWVYKRLKSAGAVLVAKLVSGSLAYDDIWFGGRTRNPWNIEEFSTGSSAGPAACTSAGMVPFAIGSETAGSMTYPGARCGVTALRPTFGTVGRTGVMSISESLDKLGPFCRSAADCTIVLDAIQGKDPDDLSSRDFPFADPFSVDITKLTVGYLEDAEMEVVQVLAEKGIKMVPFKLNYTVDSVQGILNFTMDVDMLAHFDEWQRSGKDDVYEAQDQWPVELRRSRIITAVDYMQAQRARGKLIREVKESFTVDAFIGNVTDWEKVCLGNLVGLPVIVVPAGFKNISNPPPSGSRRRTTITTGIYAPPKHDHIALALAIAYQSVTDHHKQRPPIDNLGPNDIIPNPPTVTIPPRILHL from the exons ATGGTTGATGTTAGAAATCCATTTTACAGTACCGCTTACAGAGTACAGCTCCGTCTCTGTGGCAATAAACAGGGAGCTTCATCATcgagaaaaaacaaaaacgtGGCTAACATGTCAAGGGACACGTGCCCTGCGCTTCATTTTGCAGGGACACGTTTCTTTGTCtgtgtaattttctctttactgGCTGCTACTGTGGGTTCTTATGCTGCTTTCTCCCAGTTTCACTCTCTAAGTGATTCTAGTAGCCCCTGCAATAAAATG GACATTAAAAATAGTAGTGAATGTTCAGAAAAAGCAATGCATGCTTCGCAGCTTAAATGTACTTTTGAATTGCTTGATTCCAACTTCTTCAATGAAAGAAAG GTGTTGGAGATTGCAAAAGGTGCAACAGAGTTCAATTTACCTATAATCAGAGCCAATAGGAAACTAATTGCTTCCGAGAATGGAGGTTTGCATAACCCATCTGTTTTGACTTTTAATCCGGATTGGGGTACTGAACAGGAACAAGAAGCaagcaaaatatttaattatccTTCAATCTCTGACATTCAAAAGCCAGAGAATGAAGAAGACATTGCCTTCATGAGT GTTCTTGAATTAGGGGCACTTATTAGGACAAAACAAATTACATCTGAGGAGCTTACTAGAATATTTCTGAAGAGATTAAAGAG GTACAATCCTGCTCTTGAAGCTGTGGTTACTTATACTGATGAATTAGCTTATCAGCAAGCAAAAGAAGCTGATGAATTGCTTGCTCAAGGAAAATATTTGG GACCTCTCCATGGGATACCTTATGGGTTGAAGGATATAATTGCAGTACCTCAATACAAGACTACTTGGGGTTCGacaacttttaaaaatcaagTTCTCAACACCGAAGCCTGGGTTTACAAGAG GTTGAAATCTGCTGGGGCAGTTCTTGTTGCAAAGCTTGTTTCTGGATCTCTGGCATATGATGATATCTGGTTTGGTGGTAGGACAAGGAATCCATGGAATATTGAGGAATTCTCAACAGGTTCATCGGCTGGTCCTGCTGCCTGCACCTCCGCAG GTATGGTGCCATTTGCAATTGGTTCAGAAACAGCTGGTTCCATGACCTACCCCGGAGCTCGATGTGGTGTGACAGCGTTGCGCCCAACTTTTGGAACTGTTGGTCGAACTGGTGTGATGAGTATATCAGAAAGCCTT GATAAGCTCGGACCATTCTGTAGAAGTGCTGCTGATTGCACAATTGTTTTGGATGCTATTCAAGGAAAGGATCCAGATGATCTCTCATCAAGAGACTTTCCATTTGCCGATCCATTCTCAGTTGACATTACAAAACTTACAGTTGGTTATCTTGAGGATGCTGAGATGGAG GTTGTTCAAGTTCTGGCAGAAAAGGGCATTAAAATGGTTccttttaagttaaattacaCAGTTGACTCTGTTCAAGGAATCCTAAACTTCACAATGGATGTCGACATGTTGGCTCACTTTGATGAGTGGCAACGCTCTGGGAAGGATGATGTTTATGAAGCTCAGGATCAATGGCCTGTCGAATTACGCCGTTCCCGCATAATTACTGCAGTAGATTATATGCAG GCACAGAGAGCACGAGGGAAATTAATTAGGGAAGTGAAAGAAAGTTTCACTGTTGATGCCTTCATTGGAAACGTGACTGATTGGGAGAAGGTTTGCTTGGGAAATCTGGTTGGTTTGCCAGTAATTGTTGTTCCAGCCGGtttcaaaaatatatctaatccACCTCCAAGTGGATCTCGAAGAAGAACCACCATTACTACTGGcatttatgctcctcctaaacATGATCACATT GCTTTGGCGTTAGCAATAGCATATCAGTCAGTCACAGATCACCACAAGCAACGCCCACCTATCGATAACCTGGGGCCAAATGACATCATCCCAAATCCACCTACAGTTACCATCCCTCCCAGAATATTACATCTTTGA
- the LOC102615927 gene encoding inositol polyphosphate multikinase beta isoform X2 — translation MLKVPDHQVAGHKAGKGKLGPLVDDSGCFYKPYQCDDRGSKEVAFYTSFSSNTKIPDHIRRFFPVFYGTKLVEASDGSGLSPHIVLQDLVSNRNNPSIMDIKIGARTWYPQASDDYIERCFQKDRETTTSLLGFRISGLQIYENKESGFWKPVKKLVQAFNVEDVRLVLRKFVSSNSPTDSNSVPDCSFAPSVYGGSSGILAQLLELKEWFEVQTIYNLNSCSVLMVYEKESLLKGTSPGAEIKLVDFAHVIEGTGIIDHNFLGGLCSLIKIISEILTGPDEHTNKACLQDMEKNSVIDNGTNK, via the coding sequence ATGCTTAAGGTCCCAGATCATCAGGTTGCAGGTCACAAAGCTGGCAAGGGAAAGCTTGGACCCCTTGTGGATGATTCAGGATGTTTTTACAAGCCTTACCAGTGTGATGACCGTGGCTCAAAAGAGGTGGCTTTCTACACTTCCTTCTCTTCCAATACAAAGATACCGGATCACATCCGCAGATTCTTCCCTGTCTTCTATGGTACTAAACTTGTAGAGGCATCTGATGGATCCGGTCTCTCTCCCCACATCGTGTTGCAGGATCTTGTCTCGAACCGCAACAATCCATCCATCATGGACATTAAGATTGGTGCGAGAACATGGTATCCTCAAGCATCTGATGACTATATTGAAAGGTGCTTTCAGAAAGATAGAGAAACCACCACCTCTTTATTGGGTTTTAGGATATCTGGGTTGCAGATATACGAAAACAAAGAATCTGGATTCTGGAAGCCAGTGAAGAAACTTGTCCAAGCATTTAATGTGGAGGATGTTCGATTAGTTCTTAGGAAGTTTGTTTCGTCAAACTCACCTACCGATTCAAATTCAGTCCCAGACTGTTCTTTTGCACCAAGTGTTTATGGTGGTTCTTCTGGGATTTTGGCACAATTGTTGGAGCTGAAGGAATGGTTTGAGGTTCAGACCATCTAcaatttaaattcttgttcAGTTCTTATGGTATATGAAAAGGAGTCATTGTTGAAAGGAACGAGTCCTGGTGCTGAAATCAAACTTGTTGATTTTGCTCATGTTATTGAGGGAACAGGTATTATTGatcataattttttgggtGGGCTCTGCTCTTTGATAAAGATTATTTCTGAGATTCTTACCGGTCCAGATGAACATACAAACAAAGCTTGTTTGCAGGACATGGAGAAGAACAGTGTCATTGATAATGgcacaaataaatga